The following are encoded in a window of Candidatus Hydrogenedentota bacterium genomic DNA:
- a CDS encoding Gfo/Idh/MocA family oxidoreductase, whose product MTTNGLSRRSFLTVAGGVALTTLGRRASAQVSANDRINIAVIGNGGMGSRHIEALCDNPNCNLLALCDVVKTRYTQMQGIVEQKTGKKPDVYQDFRQVLERNDIDAVFVPTPDHWHALITILACEAGKDVYVEKPVCTTIAEGRAMVNAARRYGRVVQAGTQQRSMPIFQQAIEIVHSGRLGPIISAGAWIGVNGFSEGETPAPVPDGVDWDMWLGPAPWVPFSRERYFGFMGWHDYARGGQLTNWGIHLMDIVHWGIQKDRPLTIQALGGSYRGGTGSDNYEAIEVLLEYEGCNVTWEQRPNNRYGNKDYGIRFNGEKGALFVDRNSFVVEPKDVGIAEVIGEPEKSWANPPHHNNFFDCVRTRKRPVADIEQGFRSTASVLLAGVALKAGRKLYWDGDAEKFLNDDLANRHLTRVYRAPWRLA is encoded by the coding sequence ATGACTACAAACGGGCTATCGCGCCGGTCGTTTTTGACGGTCGCCGGGGGCGTCGCCCTCACGACGCTGGGGCGGAGGGCGAGCGCGCAGGTCAGCGCGAACGACAGAATAAATATTGCCGTGATTGGTAATGGCGGCATGGGCAGCCGCCATATCGAAGCGTTGTGCGACAACCCGAACTGCAACTTGCTGGCGTTGTGCGACGTGGTGAAGACGCGGTACACGCAGATGCAGGGGATTGTCGAGCAGAAGACGGGCAAGAAACCGGACGTGTACCAGGATTTTCGGCAGGTGCTCGAGCGGAACGATATCGATGCTGTATTCGTGCCGACGCCGGATCATTGGCACGCGCTGATTACGATTCTCGCGTGCGAGGCGGGGAAGGACGTGTACGTCGAGAAGCCGGTGTGCACGACGATCGCGGAAGGCCGCGCGATGGTGAACGCCGCGCGGCGCTACGGGCGCGTGGTGCAGGCGGGCACACAGCAACGGTCGATGCCGATATTTCAGCAAGCAATCGAGATCGTGCACAGCGGCCGCTTGGGACCGATCATCTCCGCGGGCGCGTGGATCGGGGTGAACGGGTTCTCCGAAGGCGAGACACCCGCGCCCGTGCCGGATGGCGTGGACTGGGACATGTGGCTCGGGCCGGCGCCGTGGGTGCCGTTCAGCCGCGAACGCTACTTCGGATTCATGGGCTGGCACGATTACGCGCGCGGCGGACAACTCACGAACTGGGGCATTCACTTGATGGACATCGTGCACTGGGGGATCCAGAAGGACCGGCCGCTGACCATTCAGGCGCTCGGCGGGAGTTATCGTGGCGGCACGGGTTCGGACAACTACGAAGCAATCGAGGTGCTGTTGGAATACGAAGGCTGTAACGTGACGTGGGAGCAGCGTCCGAACAACCGATACGGGAACAAGGACTACGGCATCCGGTTCAATGGGGAGAAGGGGGCGCTGTTTGTCGATCGCAATTCGTTCGTTGTCGAACCGAAGGACGTTGGAATCGCGGAGGTTATCGGAGAACCCGAAAAGAGTTGGGCGAACCCGCCGCACCACAACAATTTCTTTGATTGCGTGCGGACGCGGAAGCGGCCCGTCGCGGATATCGAGCAGGGATTTCGATCAACGGCGTCCGTCCTGCTTGCGGGCGTTGCGTTGAAGGCGGGGCGGAAGCTCTATTGGGACGGGGACGCTGAAAAGTTCTTGAACGATGACCTGGCAAACCGTCACCTGACGCGCGTGTACCGTGCGCCGTGGAGGCTCGCATAA
- a CDS encoding HEAT repeat domain-containing protein: MKNLFFRACAIAIVVASIANADFTTLPAALAKDLASPDIAARVRARQLLPRHGVAALDHLLPLLSSQEQPVKLSAYNVIADIANGAAAPGHEAEREIAATKLMTLVAPGQPEMVVLQGLRLLPIVAPNGLDVGPVAAILNGTDANLRERARECLTLAATDEACDALIDAAPHADAAFAVALLDAVAMLRNPRSLDRAASLLSHGDDSVRVAAARAVAWSGDAKYVTTLRDTAAKSTPETQAAAYDALLRLADAVVNTGGNWGIAMAVYRDVLANAPQKANRAEAMMGLGRYGDATVIDAIVAGAANAGGELDDQAAMALTSLQGGEAVKGAVAAYSSLSEPVRVSMISIWGQQKQTDALDLIAAELNGAPAVRTAALHALASIGSMKGFAALVEVAKSGNDEEREFALNAVKQMAGNLGSTGDKQAAGLVFVQLYALTNDEALRADAVRGIARNPVPQAFDTVKDALGIADLKADAVEAMASVAGALAANKENERAVEAAKLVQSAGAPVETLVRMAASLGDAAPPEFANILGLVRKWQVIGPFKWKNDAAWTTAFVGEPNVDPSKPVSAAGKTYEWKPATGNGPIGLVDLTGSIAQSDRVFGYAYAIVDVADECDGQIRIGSDDGNQIWLNGKQVFENRVDRGSALDQDKVDVHFVKGSNTILAKISQGAGGWNFCLRLAKPDGSGIVFTQP, encoded by the coding sequence ATGAAGAACTTATTCTTCCGCGCGTGCGCGATTGCGATCGTGGTGGCTTCGATAGCGAATGCGGATTTCACAACCTTGCCGGCCGCATTGGCGAAGGACTTGGCGTCGCCGGATATTGCCGCGCGCGTACGCGCGAGGCAGTTGCTGCCGCGGCATGGAGTGGCGGCGTTGGACCATCTGCTGCCGCTGCTGTCGAGCCAGGAACAGCCGGTGAAGTTGTCGGCGTATAACGTGATCGCGGACATTGCCAATGGCGCGGCCGCGCCCGGTCACGAGGCGGAGCGCGAAATCGCCGCGACGAAGCTCATGACGCTCGTGGCGCCAGGACAGCCGGAGATGGTCGTGTTGCAGGGGCTGCGACTGCTGCCGATTGTTGCGCCGAATGGGCTTGACGTAGGGCCTGTTGCCGCCATTCTGAACGGCACCGATGCCAACCTGCGCGAGAGGGCGCGGGAATGCCTTACCCTTGCGGCGACGGACGAGGCCTGCGATGCGCTAATCGATGCCGCACCCCATGCGGACGCCGCCTTCGCCGTCGCGTTGTTAGACGCTGTGGCCATGCTGCGCAACCCGCGTTCGCTCGATCGCGCGGCATCGCTGTTGTCGCATGGAGACGATTCGGTGCGTGTAGCGGCGGCGCGCGCGGTCGCATGGAGCGGCGACGCGAAATATGTCACGACCCTGCGGGATACCGCCGCCAAGTCAACACCGGAAACGCAAGCCGCCGCGTACGACGCGTTGTTGCGGCTGGCGGACGCAGTCGTCAATACTGGCGGGAACTGGGGCATCGCGATGGCGGTGTACCGCGATGTTCTCGCCAACGCGCCGCAAAAGGCCAATCGCGCGGAAGCGATGATGGGGTTGGGGCGTTATGGCGACGCTACGGTCATCGACGCGATTGTCGCCGGCGCTGCGAACGCGGGCGGCGAATTGGACGATCAAGCAGCGATGGCGTTGACCAGCTTGCAGGGCGGCGAAGCGGTCAAGGGGGCGGTGGCCGCGTATTCGAGTCTCTCCGAGCCGGTGCGTGTTTCCATGATTTCCATTTGGGGACAACAGAAGCAGACGGACGCGCTTGATTTGATTGCAGCGGAATTGAACGGAGCACCGGCGGTTCGGACGGCGGCGTTGCACGCGCTCGCGAGTATCGGTTCGATGAAAGGTTTTGCCGCGCTGGTTGAGGTTGCCAAGAGCGGCAACGACGAGGAGCGCGAGTTTGCGTTGAATGCCGTAAAACAGATGGCGGGAAACCTTGGGAGCACGGGCGACAAACAGGCGGCGGGCCTTGTCTTTGTCCAATTGTACGCGCTGACGAACGACGAAGCGTTGCGCGCGGACGCCGTGCGCGGAATTGCCCGGAACCCCGTGCCACAGGCATTTGACACCGTGAAGGATGCGCTCGGGATTGCAGACCTGAAGGCGGATGCGGTCGAAGCGATGGCGTCGGTAGCCGGTGCGTTGGCGGCGAACAAGGAAAACGAAAGAGCCGTCGAAGCGGCCAAGCTGGTGCAGAGTGCGGGCGCGCCCGTGGAAACGCTGGTGCGCATGGCAGCAAGTCTCGGCGATGCCGCGCCACCCGAATTCGCGAATATTCTCGGACTGGTCCGAAAGTGGCAGGTGATAGGTCCATTTAAATGGAAGAACGATGCCGCGTGGACCACGGCATTCGTTGGCGAACCCAACGTGGACCCGAGCAAGCCCGTTTCCGCGGCGGGCAAGACGTACGAGTGGAAGCCGGCAACGGGGAACGGGCCAATCGGACTTGTCGATCTAACCGGATCGATAGCGCAATCGGACCGCGTGTTCGGCTATGCCTACGCGATCGTGGACGTCGCCGACGAGTGCGATGGCCAGATTCGGATCGGATCGGACGATGGCAACCAGATTTGGTTAAACGGAAAGCAGGTCTTCGAGAACCGTGTCGATCGCGGATCGGCGCTCGACCAGGACAAGGTCGACGTCCACTTTGTCAAGGGGAGTAACACCATTCTGGCAAAGATCAGCCAGGGCGCGGGCGGCTGGAACTTCTGTCTGCGGCTGGCGAAGCCCGACGGATCGGGAATTGTATTCACGCAGCCGTAG
- a CDS encoding GNAT family N-acetyltransferase: MANITLLADTNALTEFARSILRELRPHLTDDLLVEQIQRQMSNGYRVAVLEHNGEPKAVAGFRFGEFLAWGRIMYVDDLVVKETERGNGYGGQLLEWLMAHARENGCAQFHLDSGTHRLDAHRFYKAHGMELSSYHFGMKL; this comes from the coding sequence ATGGCTAACATTACTCTCTTGGCAGACACTAACGCATTGACCGAATTCGCCCGAAGCATTCTTCGCGAATTACGCCCACACCTAACGGACGATTTGCTCGTCGAGCAAATCCAACGCCAAATGTCCAATGGCTACCGCGTCGCCGTTCTCGAACATAACGGCGAACCCAAAGCCGTCGCCGGGTTCCGTTTCGGCGAATTTCTTGCCTGGGGCCGCATCATGTACGTGGACGATCTCGTCGTAAAAGAAACCGAGCGCGGCAATGGATACGGCGGGCAGTTGTTGGAGTGGTTGATGGCGCACGCGCGGGAAAACGGCTGCGCGCAGTTTCATCTCGACAGCGGGACCCATCGCCTCGACGCGCATCGGTTCTACAAGGCGCACGGCATGGAACTATCAAGTTACCACTTCGGGATGAAGCTCTGA